In the Streptomyces sp. cg36 genome, one interval contains:
- a CDS encoding DUF3040 domain-containing protein: MPLSEHEQRMLEQMERALYAEDPKFATALEGSGLRTYTRRRVYQAVAGFLVGIALLMIGIGQGIWISVVGFLIMLGCAVLAVTGWRKAPRRGEQPARGGAAGRQAARAPKRSMMDRIEQRWQRRRDEGGR; the protein is encoded by the coding sequence GTGCCGCTCTCGGAGCACGAGCAGCGCATGCTCGAGCAGATGGAGCGAGCGCTGTACGCCGAAGATCCCAAGTTCGCGACAGCGCTTGAGGGAAGCGGGCTGCGTACGTATACCCGACGACGGGTCTACCAGGCGGTCGCTGGCTTCCTGGTGGGTATCGCGCTCCTCATGATTGGTATCGGGCAGGGGATCTGGATCAGCGTGGTCGGGTTCCTCATCATGCTCGGCTGTGCCGTGCTGGCCGTCACCGGCTGGCGCAAGGCGCCCCGGCGCGGTGAGCAGCCGGCGCGCGGTGGTGCGGCGGGCCGTCAGGCCGCGCGCGCACCGAAGCGTTCCATGATGGACCGCATCGAGCAGCGCTGGCAGCGGCGCCGCGACGAAGGCGGGCGCTAG